DNA from Doryrhamphus excisus isolate RoL2022-K1 chromosome 19, RoL_Dexc_1.0, whole genome shotgun sequence:
TCTGGACCGTGTTGCGTCCCGGTTGGCAGACTTGTTTGAGGTACAGGGGCTTGTGGGAGGTCTTGTTGTCGCCTCGCTCGATGGACAGCGGCGTGGCGTTGACGCTCACCTGCACGGAGGCAGGCCAGTTGGTGTTCATCTGGCGGTCCTCGTGGTGGTAACACTTGAACTGCAGCTCCAGGTCTGGCCTGCGGGCGGGGAGGGGACAGCACAGCGCTCTGGCAGGGTGTCATGGCGAAAAAGAACAAGCTCCTCCCACCTCATCATGAGCGTTTTGTAGACAGAGTCTTTGAGCTGGAAGGCGTGGTTACTGACGGCCAAGTTGTGTTCCAGCCTAAACGGCTCCAATACCACGCCATCCCGCACTGGGAAGGTCAGGCGAAGGTCATCACTGGGGTTACCTTGACGAGGAGCAAAGGTCAATTCTTCTTCTGCGGCACCATCAGTCTGGCGGCATCTCACCTGGGGCGGGCTGAGGGCCGCCCATGTTGCTTTTGACGTCCGGGGGCAGGTAGGGGGGTTTGGTGTCCTGGCCCGGGGACAGATAGGGCGGCATGGACGTCCCAGGAGTCATGGGAGGCGTGGGGTTCCCGCCCATGGGCGAGCTGGGATATACGGGCATCCCTCCGCCCCGCCCCGGCTGAGAGGAGGAGCAGAAGCAGACGTTTCTAAACACTGAACGTGAGAATGTGACAGTCGTCATGACGACGCGCCTTACCCCACTGGCCGCTGCCTGCGTGAAGGCGTTGTATGCTCCAGGGCCTCCAGGGGGCATGCTGCTCTGCCCGTTAAACGCTTCCGACTGACCAACACAAATAGAAGGCATTAGCAGTCAGCCATCAGAGAGGCGTGGCCTCACATCCACTCACCTTGTAATACTGGGGGGGAGTGGGCTGGCCGGCCCCGGTCGGGAACTGACCCGGGTTGTGCGAGCCGGACCCGTACTGGCTCATAGGCGGCATGCGGCTGGGGGGGtaggagggggagggggcacATCGCTGCTGTGGGCCGGGGGGGTACTGCAGAGGTTGCTGAGGGTACGACGACATCCCGCCGGGAGCAAAGTGCTGTGTGGACAATTACTATGGTATTTAGGTCatcatataaaatacatatatatatataacatatatataatagctttataccgcttatcctcactagggtgggggtgctgaagcctatcccagccctggactggtggccagccaatcccagggcacatatagacaaacaaccattcccacccgcattcatacctatggacaatttggaggggccaatgaagctaacatgtttttggaatggggggtggggggtggggggtggggggcggagtacccggagcatATTgtgcatatgaaaaaaaatggtacttgtataaataatacattgccATTTCATAATATAGAATATGTCTAGTGAGGCCTGAGGTGCacaaaggtcagaggtcatttaGGGTCAAGACATGCCTGACCTCAGAGTGGAAGGTGCGTTTGAGGCCTTGCGGTGCACCAGGATATCCTCCATGCATCTTCTGTGTCGGGCCAGGGTGAGGGGGGTACAAGCCCCCACTGGGGGGCGGCTGTGGTCCGGGCCTGGTAGGGATCAGCCCGCCTGGGTTCATCCCAGGGGGGCCGCGAGGGCCTGAATGAGACAGGAACTGGGTGCTGTACGAGGCTCCGCCCATCTGTCAAGAACAGGAAGAGAAAGGTTCCAAAAGGAGGAAGGTCATGTGACTGAACGCTGTCCTCTAGTGGCCATTGTTACCTGACTGTAGCTCAGCTCCTGGTTCTGCTTCTCTTGGATGGCTGCAACCGTTGCCGTGGCCGTGGCTGTCGCTGTGGCGGCGGCAACAGCGGCAGCAGCTGCAGTCGTGAAGTCTGAGGGAGGTCGGACCCCCAGGCCACCGCCGTTGCCAGAGTAACTAAGGGGGGGTGAAGAAGACTCTGTGATCCAGATGGAGCTGCACTCGCTTTAGCGACCAGTGAAACATCAATAATATTCATGTTTCTAGCTCCGCCTTCCTCGCCATGGCCTCTGCGCTGAGACATCGTGTCTTCGCTTGTGGAATCACATGACAACGTGACGACATCACATACCTGCCGCCGTACGCCGACGGGGTGTTGTATGCCGTGTTGGGGCGTCCTCCGTACATGACAGGCTGGCCGTAGCCTTTTGACATGGCGTCGCCGTACGCCTGCTGGCCCATGAACTGGGCACCCATGGCACCCGCCATACCGGGGCCACCGCCCGGCATCATGTGACCGCCCGTGCTCTCGCCGGGACCCATGGGTGCTCCTATGACCTGCAACAGCAGCCAGTAGAGGCGGACATTTATACGAGGTGTCTGGACATTGGCATCTACTACATACAATTATTGAAATATACACGTTgaaattactttaaaatttaaataattgtaatgaAATCCGATGGAATGAAAAGCATGTATTTCCACCATGTTCATACTTCAGGGACACTCTGCTGCCCTCTGTCGTTACAAGTGTGTAATAGCAACGACTGTacttcagttgcaaatgctatTCTGCAGAATAGCAGAATAGCGGCATGCTTCGGAGCAGGTGTCATGCGTGTCTCACACGTTACCTGACTGTGCGTGGGATTGGTCACGCCCCACACGGTGGTTACCACAGAGAGAGATCCTGCGTGCTGATTGGTTCCTGGTTGCCAGGAGACTGGCTCATTGAGGAAGGTGCCGTCACCGCTGCGGAAGGGAAACCGGGAGGGCAGCGTTATCGTGAGACGCTTCACACCAGCTCTAATGGCCGCAAACAGCGACTCTACGTCCTCATTAGAGATCAAGGGCAATTAGACGTTCATTAGGAGGGCAGATGAAGGTCGCGTGCTTCCTGCTGACAAGATGGACACCTTGGAAGACTCCGTCTGACTAGCGTCACTGAACAACCGAATGCTAAGCTACATCCACCGGCTAGCTGGCTACTTTGAAACTTCTGATTGCCGAATATTCATGGTTAttagcatctgtgtgtgtgtgtgtgtgtgtacctttgtGGCCTGGAAGGCAGGGCTCGTTTCATGGAGTTGAGAGGTTTCATCGGGGGGACATGGGGCTGCTCGGGGAGCCCCCCCCTGAAAGACAAAGAAGCAGCTCACTCACGCTGTCACGGTCACCATGGCGGCCGCCAACGTGCGCACGGCGCTCTCATGTGTGCGGACATGACGAGCGCTCACTTCCCAAACCTCCctggggtgggggtgagggggcTAAATTTAGCTTGTTGATTACAATAGGAACTCCTGCTCCTGCTAATGTCCTGttcatgtcacatgaccaaagGGTCCCGCCTGCGTTCACACTGAGATGCCTAAtgaaatgcagtacactgtCAGTACACTCAAAACGCTCAACATTGCGAGTGTGCAGCGTTGCACActtagcacccccccccccccccccccacacacacacacacacaccatcttgGCTACGGAGCGGAAGGGGCGGTGCTAACTTGAGGCGTAACACATCGTGaacagaaggaggaggaggtaaacattgctgtgttgtgtttaaGTAGGTGGAACAGCATgtaacatgtacacacacatataaatatacatatatacacagtacacacagtgcACTTACTGAAGTTTACTGATGCAAATATTCCATTAAGAAACACCTCTGACCTTTCCTATTCAGTGAATGCACACAAAAGTCACAATAGTAGGTGCTTATTAAGATACAGTcacaaaatacatataatacaatactatAATACCacaaattattttcatattcacaTTCCTCTAATAATGGATAAAACTACATGTATCCGTCTCTTATCTTATGGGAGTAGAGGATTGAACTTCCATAATGTGTAAACCTACTTCAGCATCCGTACTTCCTACGTCAACTCCAACACTGACTTCAAGTGGACAAGCAATGTAATATCTCTCCTCACCAGCAGGGAGCGACAGCGTTCACACTCAAACATGAGAACTCAACATCAAACTAGCCAGCGGAGACTAATAGATGCAAATAAAGATATTCAACGTGATTTATTGACTCGCCAAGATGGCAACATGTCAACACTAGGACACGAGGCACTTGCTAGGACACGAGACAGGAAGGACATCAGGTAGGATTACAGGTAGGCAAGGACGCCAGGTACGGACAGCATAGCGTGAAAAAGCCTTGATGGTCCACACAAAGGAACATGAGGAACGTCCTAGGAGAATCACGGAATGTTCTACAGGTGCCGCTGGCGCGTACTCGCGCACACAACAACAAAGCTGCTGGACGCGAACTAGACCACGCCGACCCGTTCTAGAATGAAAACGTGCGTGAGAGCGTTACCTGTGTCGACGTGTGCACGCGCAGCGGCCGCCGTCAGCATCGACGCGCACGCACCTGCTCCCTTTCCCGCCAACAACAGAACAAAGCGCCGAGCGGCGTGTGCACGCGGCCCGGCCCCTCCGCGTAAGCAAAAGCAAGCCACGAGCACCCGCCTACCTACCTGCCTgcttgccgccgccgccgcgcgTGCGTCCTCGCGACCGCGATTGCTATTTGAGTGCGTGCTCGCGACAGGAGCTGCTGTGGCGTGCTCGCGAGACATTCCCACGGAGCTTACCTGTCCGTGCGCGTGCGTCCGCGTCCACGCGGAGCTCCAATCCAGTCGCCTCGGCAAGCGAgccttagcttagcttagcttattttagcttagcttagtttagcatccCCAGCTAGCTAGCGAGGTGCTGTCGCAGTGTGCTAACTCGCTAACAGCGACTAGCTGTCAACTTTCACTAGCCGCTTTCTCTCGTTGGCGCTCATTGTGTCCGCACGGAGGAGCCAGGCACCCTTTTAACTTTAAATCCGCTCCACACTTCCGGGCCGTGCCATGTTTAGTCAAGCTAATTCAACGAGTTAGCTTGTTGAGGACATGGAGAAGCTCACTGAGCCGAGGCGTCCATTGCACAATGACAGCCTACATGTATTCGTGACGTCACCACACAGTCCCCGCCCCTCCCCTCGAGAGTCATACAGCGGGGAGGGAACACGGGTGAGTCACGTGACGGTGACGTCAGTGGGACGCCATCAGGTAGGATGCGTGCGTGTGGCGTGCGTGTTATCGCCATTACGCTgaggtgatttaaaaaatatataaaaataataaaggaaGCATTTGTTGGTCCATATTTGACAGAGTGAGACGTCTTCACACAGAGGCCTTCCTTAGTGTCCGTCATTAGCGTGTGTAACGTGTATGTAGTGTGTTGGTCTGCGTCCTATTGGAAGCGTTCTCTCGTCgtgtgagtgtgcgtgtgtgcagaGTGGTCACAGAGAAAAAACAAGCTGCTGGTGTTTTTCAGGCCTCGGTTGCCCTGGAAACAGGTGCAGAGATTtcttatttcttcatttttctccaCACTATccatatcacccccccccccccacacacacacacacacacacactctgcaccCCCTGCATTCCTCTTCCTCCCCCCACGACCTGCCGCATAGTAgcctcacacacgcacacacagcgaCCTACTGCAGTCATTTGCCAATGTCACAGCACACAAGTAACTTCCACACCAGTGGGGGCAGgcctggggggcgggggggttatTGGACTTGTTGGGATGAACCAACTGAAGGGGGGCAGATTTGGGGATGAGTTGAAATGTTTGTCACATCAAAGCCATCATGTTCCCGCACACACATCTGTGTACACGCCTCGGGGCTgccggttgccatggagaccacCACCGCACACGCCTGGCTTCTTTGTGTTGCGCTACGCGTGCGTATGCGCGCGCGCTCGCACATTCCGCTGGAGCGACTTGTGTTTGGCAAGAGTCGCAACATTCCAGGGAAACGTCTGACCTAGAATAACACGCAGCGCagctcatggggggggggggggggtggcttttTATTGGGTGTGGGGAGACCAAGGGATGATGGGGGAGGGGAGTAAGGGAGCAAAAGGAAGGAGAACGGGAGCGAGGAGGTTGGGAAGGGAGCATAGGAGGGAGTGAAAGAAcacaacaagacaaaaaatgttagtATCGGTGTAACGAAAGAAACCtggttaatatttatattaaaatactcCTCTGACAATAAGCATAATACAGAATACACCCGGTCGGCCTGTGtaatatatactatgtatactacAGAGGCGTTCAGGTACGCTAGGATATTTTTGTCTGGACAGATCATATCTAATGTTGATCATCATTATCAAATAAGCATATACTTTACAATTGGATTACATTCCCAATCTAGCTGCTGCTTGCGTGGTCTGGCTCGATGCTGCCCTCTGGTGTCTCAAGGCTAAACTACATCACGTCCCTATTCTTCAACACCAAACGGTGTGGATGACACGTCCATTCCGCCGGAGGTGAAAGGTGAGGTTGGTGTTTATTTGATGATGACAGTAAATTTAGATTGTCCTTTATTTATGACGAGCACCGCACCTTTTCACTGGTTGACCTTTGAACTGGCTGACGCCAAGTCAGCATTGTAGGTGGAGGTCATCACAACAATAAGACGCAGCTCGTACTAGTCATGACTTGGACTTTGCTCGGACAGTAATGGTTGAGTTATCACacaaggtacatttgtttatgTTCTCCCTGAGGTTTCCACGGTAACGCTCTTTACTCCCACTTCAGTTCACATTCACAGGATGACAGCCACGCTGCCTTGGAGGACATCAGTCTGGTCCCTGATGGCCCTGAGGTCGCTAGAGGTCATTTAGGAGTCTTTACAGCTTGTTCGGGTTGTTTCTCGCCAAGTCCAGGTCAAAGGCCGTGTTGAGTAGACGCTGCAGCTCcgtcaggtgtgtgtgtttgtttcctgTGGCTGGAGCGGCGGCGGGGTCGCGGCCGGCGTACCTGTCAgacacgcgcacgcacacacacagcattacGAACACTGTTGTTGTGTAGCCAATAGCAGCAGTTGTAGCTGTCTCAAAGATGTTTTGTTAATACGTGTGTTGATGCCCTCTGCTGTTCAAACTGTGTATTGCTAGACATAGGGTGTCCTAGTCACGTGGTTGAGAGAAAGTTGGGAGTGATGCAAGATGCTAGTACTAGTagcacacaacaaaaacacgAATTTAATGACTGAT
Protein-coding regions in this window:
- the zmiz2 gene encoding zinc finger MIZ domain-containing protein 2 isoform X2, with protein sequence MKPLNSMKRALPSRPQSGDGTFLNEPVSWQPGTNQHAGSLSVVTTVWGVTNPTHSQVIGAPMGPGESTGGHMMPGGGPGMAGAMGAQFMGQQAYGDAMSKGYGQPVMYGGRPNTAYNTPSAYGGSYSGNGGGLGVRPPSDFTTAAAAAVAAATATATATATVAAIQEKQNQELSYSQMGGASYSTQFLSHSGPRGPPGMNPGGLIPTRPGPQPPPSGGLYPPHPGPTQKMHGGYPGAPQGLKRTFHSEHFAPGGMSSYPQQPLQYPPGPQQRCAPSPSYPPSRMPPMSQYGSGSHNPGQFPTGAGQPTPPQYYKSEAFNGQSSMPPGGPGAYNAFTQAAASGPGRGGGMPVYPSSPMGGNPTPPMTPGTSMPPYLSPGQDTKPPYLPPDVKSNMGGPQPAPGNPSDDLRLTFPVRDGVVLEPFRLEHNLAVSNHAFQLKDSVYKTLMMRPDLELQFKCYHHEDRQMNTNWPASVQVSVNATPLSIERGDNKTSHKPLYLKQVCQPGRNTVQITVTACCCSHLFVLQLVHRPSVRSVLQGLMKKRLLPAEHCITKIKRNFSSGTIPGTPGLNGEDGVEQTAIKVSLKCPITFRRIQLPARGHDCRHIQCFDLESYLQLNCERGTWRCPVCNKTALLEGLEVDQYMLGILVYIQNSDYEEITIDPLCGWRPVPVKPDLHIKEEPDGPALKRCRTVSPSHMVLPNVMEMIAALGPPASPYPGGPAGGRSSPDYNRPGSRGFASQSGFTEFPNTPGTPTLGEYPPPGPPLAYQPDQATHPGRMDPSHSSLLAQHGNQSLSEAGSPLPQRSATTHNARLHAEGSFGLGGPGAAGEAADHSLDLLPELTNPDELLSYLGPPDLPSNSSDDLLSLFENN
- the zmiz2 gene encoding zinc finger MIZ domain-containing protein 2 isoform X1, which codes for MLSVPGVLAYLGGLPEQPHVPPMKPLNSMKRALPSRPQSGDGTFLNEPVSWQPGTNQHAGSLSVVTTVWGVTNPTHSQVIGAPMGPGESTGGHMMPGGGPGMAGAMGAQFMGQQAYGDAMSKGYGQPVMYGGRPNTAYNTPSAYGGSYSGNGGGLGVRPPSDFTTAAAAAVAAATATATATATVAAIQEKQNQELSYSQMGGASYSTQFLSHSGPRGPPGMNPGGLIPTRPGPQPPPSGGLYPPHPGPTQKMHGGYPGAPQGLKRTFHSEHFAPGGMSSYPQQPLQYPPGPQQRCAPSPSYPPSRMPPMSQYGSGSHNPGQFPTGAGQPTPPQYYKSEAFNGQSSMPPGGPGAYNAFTQAAASGPGRGGGMPVYPSSPMGGNPTPPMTPGTSMPPYLSPGQDTKPPYLPPDVKSNMGGPQPAPGNPSDDLRLTFPVRDGVVLEPFRLEHNLAVSNHAFQLKDSVYKTLMMRPDLELQFKCYHHEDRQMNTNWPASVQVSVNATPLSIERGDNKTSHKPLYLKQVCQPGRNTVQITVTACCCSHLFVLQLVHRPSVRSVLQGLMKKRLLPAEHCITKIKRNFSSGTIPGTPGLNGEDGVEQTAIKVSLKCPITFRRIQLPARGHDCRHIQCFDLESYLQLNCERGTWRCPVCNKTALLEGLEVDQYMLGILVYIQNSDYEEITIDPLCGWRPVPVKPDLHIKEEPDGPALKRCRTVSPSHMVLPNVMEMIAALGPPASPYPGGPAGGRSSPDYNRPGSRGFASQSGFTEFPNTPGTPTLGEYPPPGPPLAYQPDQATHPGRMDPSHSSLLAQHGNQSLSEAGSPLPQRSATTHNARLHAEGSFGLGGPGAAGEAADHSLDLLPELTNPDELLSYLGPPDLPSNSSDDLLSLFENN